Proteins found in one Candidatus Tisiphia endosymbiont of Beris chalybata genomic segment:
- a CDS encoding helix-turn-helix domain-containing protein produces MPKVSKMINDELVLKAREALNNGGKNGVVVTRLKAILASSKHGIKKVAEVYDINRSSLHRWVALFRDQGIDGLKNIAKPSRSKLNTAQKDEIKTLIKRDSSITIKKLKIVIKEKFDIDIEKSSIHRMLGALGFRHITGRKRHYKADTSSQEEFKKKSTTSTPR; encoded by the coding sequence ATGCCTAAAGTATCAAAAATGATAAATGACGAATTAGTATTAAAAGCAAGGGAAGCTTTGAATAACGGAGGGAAGAATGGTGTTGTAGTAACAAGATTAAAAGCCATACTAGCATCGAGTAAGCATGGTATTAAGAAAGTAGCGGAAGTTTATGATATCAACAGATCTTCGCTACATAGATGGGTTGCTCTATTTCGAGATCAAGGCATTGATGGTCTCAAGAACATAGCAAAGCCTTCTAGATCAAAATTAAATACTGCTCAAAAAGATGAGATTAAAACTTTGATAAAGAGAGACAGTAGTATTACGATTAAGAAATTAAAGATAGTGATAAAAGAAAAATTTGATATAGATATAGAAAAATCTAGTATACATAGAATGCTAGGGGCACTTGGGTTTAGGCATATTACTGGTAGAAAGAGGCATTACAAAGCTGACACATCTTCTCAAGAAGAATTCAAAAAAAAATCTACAACAAGTACACCAAGATAA
- a CDS encoding ISAs1 family transposase, with protein MREEELRESFEDFINGINDHRVDRNKLHSVEEILFLTLTAIICGAEGWRDIERFGRLKLEFLRTVFPYANGIPSDDTLRRFFRVLDPKTFSTCFTVWASSLKLPSSTHIAIDGKVSRHTFDGDKNPLHMVSAFASECRTVLAQEKVSDKSNEITAIPKLLGILDIKGAIVTIDAMGCQREIAQAIIDKEADYILSLKGNQGNLHQDIKLVFADKELLNELSVDINQTTDGSEHGRIEERIYRAVIPFPHYKQRY; from the coding sequence ATGAGAGAAGAAGAATTACGAGAAAGTTTTGAAGACTTTATTAATGGAATAAATGATCATAGAGTTGATAGGAATAAGCTTCATAGTGTGGAGGAGATTTTATTTTTGACTTTAACTGCAATTATTTGTGGAGCAGAAGGTTGGCGAGATATTGAACGATTTGGCAGGTTAAAATTAGAATTTTTACGTACGGTGTTTCCATATGCTAATGGAATTCCTTCTGACGATACGTTACGACGTTTTTTTCGAGTACTTGATCCTAAAACATTCAGCACATGCTTTACCGTTTGGGCAAGTAGCTTAAAACTTCCAAGTAGCACACATATAGCTATAGATGGGAAAGTGTCTCGTCATACATTCGATGGTGATAAGAATCCATTACATATGGTATCAGCTTTTGCTAGTGAATGTCGAACAGTGTTAGCACAAGAGAAAGTATCTGATAAAAGTAATGAAATTACAGCAATACCTAAATTACTTGGTATTCTAGACATAAAAGGAGCTATTGTTACCATTGATGCTATGGGCTGTCAAAGAGAGATTGCCCAAGCAATTATCGATAAAGAAGCAGATTACATACTATCATTAAAAGGTAATCAAGGAAATTTACACCAAGATATTAAGTTAGTATTTGCAGATAAAGAGTTGCTGAATGAATTGTCAGTTGATATCAATCAAACAACTGACGGAAGTGAGCATGGACGTATTGAAGAACGGATTTATCGAGCTGTTATACCATTTCCCCATTATAAGCAGAGATATTAG
- the rpsK gene encoding 30S ribosomal protein S11, whose product MSQVSSKIKKKKKNITLGVVHIKTTFNNTIVTFTDVQGNAIAFSTAGTNGFKGARKATPYAAQVTVDKASELAKEHGMKTVSIRVQGAGAQRESAMRAVFSQNFIVTLILDVSPVPHNGVRSPKRRRV is encoded by the coding sequence ATGAGTCAGGTTAGCAGTAAAATCAAGAAAAAAAAGAAAAATATAACTCTTGGAGTTGTGCATATAAAGACAACTTTTAATAATACTATTGTTACTTTTACGGATGTGCAGGGGAATGCTATAGCGTTCTCTACTGCGGGTACTAATGGTTTTAAAGGGGCTAGGAAAGCTACTCCTTATGCTGCTCAAGTAACGGTAGATAAAGCATCTGAGTTAGCAAAAGAGCATGGTATGAAAACTGTCTCAATTAGAGTGCAGGGTGCTGGTGCTCAAAGAGAATCTGCTATGAGAGCAGTTTTTAGCCAAAATTTTATAGTAACATTAATTCTAGATGTTTCCCCAGTGCCGCATAATGGTGTTAGATCACCAAAAAGAAGAAGAGTATAG
- the rplQ gene encoding 50S ribosomal protein L17: MRHKIKGRKLNRTSSHRKAMFANMTVALVMNEQIKTTLPKAKEFRPYIEKLITQAKKSDLVARRGLLSKIKDKVATEKLLTVLGKRYNERPGGYTRIIKAGFRYGDMAPLAYIELVDRDINSKGCMNPKITDTKHEE; encoded by the coding sequence ATGCGGCATAAAATTAAGGGAAGAAAGCTTAACAGAACGAGTAGTCATAGAAAGGCTATGTTTGCTAATATGACTGTAGCACTTGTGATGAATGAGCAAATTAAAACCACTTTACCTAAAGCTAAAGAATTTAGACCATACATTGAAAAGTTAATTACTCAAGCCAAGAAATCGGATTTAGTGGCTAGAAGGGGATTACTTTCTAAAATCAAAGATAAAGTTGCCACTGAAAAGCTGTTAACTGTTTTAGGGAAGAGATATAATGAGCGTCCTGGAGGTTATACTAGAATAATAAAAGCAGGTTTCCGTTATGGTGATATGGCTCCCCTAGCGTATATTGAATTAGTTGATAGGGATATAAATAGTAAAGGTTGTATGAATCCAAAAATTACTGATACAAAACATGAAGAATAA
- a CDS encoding transposase, protein MHQILLQELILYIDGNKSRLKCLSGMIISLITGGSIDPKGLALGISGDAKASSKIHRIYRLLKEFTFDYMKVASLLLSLFGVGNYVVAMDRTNWKFGKTDINILFLVIIIGKISVPIYWHSLSHGGACSKEFMEEFLQKFIDNFGVEKIKYLLADREFMNKEWLNFLIDNHIRFAIPLKTDHQIRLEKGLKTLTIGKIDLLHNLI, encoded by the coding sequence ATGCACCAAATACTACTTCAAGAATTGATTTTATATATAGACGGAAATAAATCAAGATTAAAATGTTTGTCTGGGATGATAATCAGTTTAATAACTGGAGGTTCTATCGACCCAAAGGGTTTAGCGCTTGGTATTTCAGGTGATGCTAAAGCATCGTCAAAAATCCATAGGATTTATCGATTGTTAAAAGAATTTACTTTTGATTATATGAAGGTTGCATCATTACTGTTAAGCTTGTTCGGTGTAGGAAATTATGTTGTAGCAATGGATCGAACAAATTGGAAATTTGGTAAAACAGATATTAATATTTTGTTTTTAGTAATTATAATTGGTAAGATATCAGTGCCAATATATTGGCATTCTTTATCGCATGGTGGAGCTTGTTCTAAAGAATTTATGGAAGAATTTTTGCAGAAGTTTATTGACAATTTTGGGGTTGAAAAAATAAAATATTTACTTGCTGATCGAGAATTTATGAATAAAGAATGGTTAAATTTCTTAATAGATAATCATATAAGATTTGCTATTCCCCTAAAAACGGATCACCAAATTCGTCTTGAGAAAGGTTTAAAAACTTTAACGATTGGAAAAATAGACCTCTTGCATAACCTAATCTAA
- the secY gene encoding preprotein translocase subunit SecY: MSLNSTKKSNQDLISRIIFTILALVVCRIGSFIPIAGIDSIALHTVVQQNQSGILGMFNMLSGGSLGRMSIFALAIMPYITASIIIQLMTIAYKPLENLKKEGESGKRKINQLSRYLTVLLASFQAYGVAISLENAVTNVGPVVIIPGLIFKVTTVITLVVGTMFLMWLGEQISGRGVGNGSSLIIFIGIVSGVPSAVINMFELSRNGGLSPIIVIAICLGIILIVTMIIFFEKAQRKILVQYPKRQVGNKIYGGEATHMPLKLNTAGVIPPIFASSILLFPITIANFSNKQSETMNWLTFHLGHGKPLYILLYITLIMFFSFFYTAIVFNSEETANNLKKYGAYIPGKRPGKNTAEYFDYLLTRLTVIGAVYLSCICVVPEMIMNQYAVSFSLGGTSFLIVVNVVLDTFTQVQSYLFSSRYEGLIKKMKLKN; the protein is encoded by the coding sequence ATGAGCTTAAATTCCACAAAAAAATCTAATCAGGACTTAATTAGTAGAATTATTTTTACTATTTTAGCGCTTGTAGTCTGTAGAATTGGTTCTTTTATTCCGATCGCAGGTATTGATTCAATAGCCCTGCATACAGTAGTTCAGCAGAACCAATCAGGGATATTAGGGATGTTTAATATGCTATCTGGAGGTTCTCTAGGCAGGATGTCTATTTTTGCTCTAGCAATTATGCCCTATATAACGGCATCAATTATTATTCAATTGATGACAATAGCCTATAAGCCTTTAGAGAATTTAAAGAAAGAAGGAGAGTCAGGTAAGAGAAAAATCAACCAACTCTCTAGATATCTAACAGTTTTATTAGCTTCTTTTCAAGCATATGGGGTTGCAATAAGTTTAGAAAATGCTGTAACTAATGTAGGACCAGTAGTTATTATCCCCGGGTTAATTTTTAAAGTTACTACTGTAATTACTCTAGTAGTAGGAACTATGTTTCTTATGTGGCTTGGGGAGCAAATTTCTGGTCGAGGGGTTGGTAATGGATCTTCCTTAATTATATTTATAGGTATAGTGTCGGGGGTACCTAGCGCTGTTATAAACATGTTCGAATTGTCTAGGAATGGAGGCTTATCTCCTATAATAGTAATTGCTATTTGTTTGGGGATCATTCTTATTGTTACTATGATAATTTTCTTTGAAAAAGCCCAAAGGAAAATTTTAGTGCAATATCCTAAAAGACAGGTAGGTAATAAAATTTATGGAGGGGAAGCAACCCATATGCCTCTTAAGCTTAATACCGCCGGGGTGATTCCGCCGATATTTGCTAGTTCGATTTTGTTGTTTCCTATTACAATTGCTAATTTTTCTAATAAACAATCCGAGACTATGAATTGGTTAACCTTCCATTTAGGGCATGGAAAACCTTTATATATATTGTTATATATTACCTTAATAATGTTTTTTAGTTTTTTTTATACAGCAATAGTGTTTAATTCCGAGGAAACTGCAAATAATTTAAAAAAGTATGGTGCTTATATTCCGGGGAAAAGACCTGGGAAAAATACAGCAGAGTATTTTGATTACTTGCTCACTAGATTAACAGTGATAGGGGCGGTCTATTTAAGTTGTATTTGTGTAGTACCAGAAATGATAATGAACCAGTATGCGGTCTCTTTTTCCTTAGGGGGTACGAGTTTTTTAATTGTTGTTAATGTGGTCTTAGATACCTTTACCCAAGTTCAATCTTATTTATTTAGTAGTAGGTATGAAGGATTGATTAAAAAAATGAAGTTAAAAAATTAG
- the rpmD gene encoding 50S ribosomal protein L30, with product MATDNQVQKINNSRIKITQVGSKIGRKYIQEQTLIGLGLNKMHKFVILENTNSIRGMIQKVQHLLKVENIN from the coding sequence ATGGCTACTGATAATCAAGTACAAAAAATAAACAATTCAAGAATTAAAATTACTCAAGTTGGGAGTAAGATAGGGCGTAAATATATTCAAGAGCAAACTTTAATTGGTCTGGGATTAAATAAAATGCATAAATTCGTTATTTTAGAAAATACTAATTCTATTAGAGGGATGATTCAAAAGGTACAGCATTTATTAAAAGTTGAAAACATAAATTAG
- a CDS encoding palindromic element RPE1 domain-containing protein produces the protein MHNLKIIEEFLGETKSSTAAYIDVREEQRGVSTTKLPIRLGYARGLFFQSLKFLNLSQDEFGDPFLGE, from the coding sequence TTGCATAACCTAAAGATAATTGAAGAATTTTTAGGAGAAACGAAGTCGAGTACCGCAGCGTACATAGACGTACGTGAGGAACAGAGAGGAGTTTCGACGACAAAATTACCAATTAGATTAGGTTATGCAAGAGGTCTATTTTTCCAATCGTTAAAGTTTTTAAACCTTTCTCAAGACGAATTTGGTGATCCGTTTTTAGGGGAATAG
- the rplO gene encoding 50S ribosomal protein L15: protein MKLNELSNNLGAKKEKKRVGRGIGSGKGKTCGRGVKGQKSRSGVAITGFEGGQMPIIKRLPKRGFSCPNAKKYQIINILDIELVIAEGRLSNNEVITKAKMLQLGLIKKTTALVKLLSTRSNEFNSAMSFQLDAYSANAKRIIEQSGGQIL from the coding sequence ATGAAGTTAAATGAATTGTCTAATAATTTAGGGGCAAAGAAAGAGAAAAAAAGAGTAGGCCGGGGTATCGGAAGTGGAAAAGGTAAAACCTGTGGTAGAGGAGTTAAAGGGCAAAAATCTAGGTCAGGAGTAGCAATTACAGGATTTGAAGGGGGACAAATGCCTATTATTAAGAGGCTGCCAAAAAGAGGTTTTAGTTGCCCTAATGCTAAAAAATATCAAATTATAAATATCCTGGATATAGAACTTGTAATAGCGGAAGGCAGATTGAGCAATAATGAAGTAATAACAAAAGCAAAAATGTTGCAATTAGGTTTAATAAAAAAAACTACTGCCCTAGTAAAATTACTTTCCACAAGAAGTAATGAATTTAATAGCGCTATGTCATTTCAATTAGATGCTTATTCAGCAAATGCGAAGAGAATAATTGAGCAATCTGGCGGCCAAATATTATAA
- a CDS encoding transposase has translation MWDRKVNFAAYRNDKNELMVLVSSIEVEVDIFALYRYRWSIERLFKHLKSGGFDIEKSHLVNLDRFKKLLVVTAIASALIVKNGLIQNSLNPIRIKLQKTTEKQLFSLFTYGFDHIKNIFYQSIINSCNSTNTHLINTSKNRTSYYLLCLPTKIVGYYAPKPSVHFYHFYMQQN, from the coding sequence TTGTGGGATAGAAAAGTCAATTTTGCTGCATATAGAAATGATAAAAATGAACTGATGGTTTTGGTGTCATCAATTGAGGTCGAAGTTGATATTTTCGCTTTATATAGGTACCGCTGGTCCATCGAACGGTTGTTTAAGCATCTCAAAAGCGGAGGCTTTGATATTGAAAAAAGTCACTTAGTAAATTTGGATAGATTCAAAAAATTATTGGTGGTAACTGCTATTGCTTCAGCTTTAATAGTTAAGAATGGCTTAATACAAAATTCACTAAACCCAATCCGTATAAAACTCCAAAAAACCACTGAAAAACAATTATTTTCATTATTTACTTACGGGTTTGATCATATTAAAAATATCTTTTATCAATCTATCATTAATAGCTGTAACTCAACTAATACGCACCTTATTAATACCTCCAAAAATAGAACTTCTTACTACTTACTCTGCCTCCCTACAAAAATCGTAGGGTACTATGCACCAAAACCATCAGTTCATTTTTATCATTTCTATATGCAGCAAAATTGA
- a CDS encoding IS630 family transposase: MVPIYFFDETRFGTNTKHGLGWFEKGSRTPVPTKLGFKSFYLYSATNHRDGDSFSLIIPNVDKACMQVFLNEFAKHITTKVILVMDGAGWHKGLTIPANIEIMYLPPYSPELNPVERLWQHLKDSVLKNKVYDCLTKLEDAVIEFIQSISIETIKSICNCSYIYL; this comes from the coding sequence ATGGTACCTATTTATTTTTTTGATGAGACTAGGTTTGGGACCAATACAAAACATGGTTTAGGATGGTTTGAAAAAGGCAGTAGGACTCCAGTTCCTACAAAGCTGGGATTTAAATCATTTTATCTTTATTCTGCTACAAATCATAGAGATGGAGACTCTTTTAGTTTAATTATTCCGAATGTTGATAAGGCCTGTATGCAAGTTTTTCTTAATGAATTTGCGAAACATATAACTACAAAAGTTATACTAGTGATGGATGGAGCTGGATGGCATAAAGGTCTTACAATACCAGCTAATATTGAGATTATGTACTTACCACCATATAGTCCAGAGTTAAATCCTGTAGAGAGGTTGTGGCAACATTTAAAAGATTCGGTATTAAAAAATAAAGTTTACGATTGTTTAACTAAACTTGAAGATGCTGTAATTGAATTTATTCAATCTATTTCAATAGAAACTATAAAATCTATATGTAATTGTTCATATATCTATTTATAA
- the rpsT gene encoding 30S ribosomal protein S20: MANHSAAKKAIRQTIKKTLINKSRASKIKTYIKKVLQEISKGSDKTAKAALIVAQSEIMKGVTKNIVKLNTASRTISRLSQKIKNMVG, encoded by the coding sequence ATGGCTAATCATTCAGCGGCAAAAAAGGCAATTAGGCAAACAATAAAAAAGACTCTAATTAATAAAAGTAGAGCGAGTAAAATTAAAACATATATTAAGAAAGTGTTGCAAGAAATTAGCAAAGGTTCTGACAAAACTGCCAAAGCTGCTTTAATAGTTGCTCAATCCGAGATAATGAAAGGAGTAACAAAAAATATTGTTAAATTAAATACTGCTTCACGCACTATCAGCAGGCTATCTCAAAAGATAAAAAATATGGTAGGATAG
- the rpsE gene encoding 30S ribosomal protein S5 yields the protein MAKATKNIGEALSETLVDVSRVTKVVKGGRKFSFSACIVTGDKAGKVGYGHGKAKEVTEARAKATQEARKNITKIPLYQGRTIHHDVIGRSGAAKVILRRAKAGTGVIAGGAMRAIFDSLGIHDIVAKSLGSNNVYAMISATFDALSQLSSPRNIAERRGKKINEVSTKNYKVSTQL from the coding sequence ATGGCTAAAGCTACAAAAAATATTGGTGAAGCATTATCGGAAACGCTAGTAGATGTTAGTAGAGTTACTAAAGTAGTAAAAGGGGGCAGAAAATTTTCTTTTTCTGCTTGTATAGTGACAGGAGATAAAGCCGGCAAGGTTGGATATGGCCATGGTAAAGCGAAAGAAGTAACGGAAGCCCGGGCTAAAGCTACACAAGAAGCAAGAAAAAATATAACTAAAATTCCTCTTTATCAAGGTAGGACAATCCACCATGATGTTATAGGTAGAAGTGGGGCGGCGAAAGTTATTTTAAGAAGAGCTAAAGCTGGTACGGGTGTAATTGCTGGGGGAGCAATGAGGGCTATTTTTGATTCTTTAGGGATTCATGATATTGTTGCTAAATCTTTAGGATCTAATAATGTATATGCGATGATTTCAGCAACTTTTGACGCTTTATCTCAACTTTCTTCTCCTAGAAATATTGCTGAAAGGAGAGGAAAAAAAATTAATGAAGTATCTACTAAAAATTATAAAGTTAGCACACAATTATAA
- the rplF gene encoding 50S ribosomal protein L6, whose translation MSRVGKLPVFIPSEVQVELNGLQINVTGPRGKLTKTFCGNIVISLQDRLLFVKPLTNSKKARSMWGTANRIINNMVKGVKEGFVVELEVNGIGYKAWVKDQYLNLMLAKSHNTKIEIPVNIKVNVPKQNQIILEGADKEQLGQFQAIIKRQRPPEPYKGKGIKKKGQYVQRKEGKKN comes from the coding sequence ATGTCACGTGTTGGAAAGTTGCCGGTATTTATACCTTCAGAGGTACAAGTTGAGTTGAATGGGCTGCAGATTAACGTAACCGGCCCGCGAGGGAAGTTAACTAAAACTTTTTGTGGAAATATAGTCATTTCTTTGCAAGATCGCTTACTATTTGTTAAACCATTAACAAATAGTAAAAAGGCCAGAAGTATGTGGGGCACCGCAAACAGAATTATCAATAATATGGTAAAAGGGGTTAAAGAAGGGTTTGTAGTAGAGTTGGAAGTGAATGGAATAGGCTATAAAGCATGGGTAAAAGATCAATATTTAAACCTAATGCTTGCTAAAAGCCATAACACTAAAATAGAAATACCTGTAAACATTAAAGTTAACGTGCCAAAACAAAATCAGATTATTTTAGAAGGTGCAGATAAAGAGCAATTAGGCCAGTTTCAAGCTATTATTAAAAGACAAAGGCCGCCTGAGCCATATAAAGGTAAGGGTATTAAAAAGAAAGGACAATACGTTCAAAGAAAAGAAGGCAAGAAGAATTAA
- a CDS encoding adenylate kinase: MIIALMGPPGSGKGTQGKLLAKKLNLPHISIGDIFRGMVKAENNDSKLLQFYMSQGKLVPSELVNDIVHKFLSQKKYEKGYILDGYPRNLAQAKYFNILVKQDIKILFFSIEDQTIIKRILGRFSCINCGQIYNRFFIKLKADNICDVCGSNQFIHRQDDDEQTIKQRIEEYKIETNPLMDYYKSNQQLHSIDANENREDIELAIDKLLKTV; the protein is encoded by the coding sequence GTGATTATAGCACTTATGGGCCCCCCTGGTTCAGGAAAAGGAACTCAAGGAAAGTTATTAGCCAAAAAATTAAATTTACCACATATATCTATCGGAGATATATTTAGAGGCATGGTAAAAGCTGAGAATAATGACAGTAAATTATTACAATTTTATATGTCCCAGGGTAAATTAGTACCTTCTGAATTAGTTAATGATATAGTACATAAGTTTTTATCTCAAAAAAAATATGAGAAGGGGTATATTTTAGATGGATACCCTCGTAATTTAGCGCAAGCGAAATATTTTAATATTTTAGTAAAGCAAGATATTAAAATATTGTTTTTTTCTATAGAGGATCAAACAATTATTAAAAGAATCCTTGGTAGATTTAGCTGTATAAACTGTGGTCAAATCTATAATAGATTTTTTATTAAGTTAAAAGCTGATAATATTTGTGATGTTTGTGGCTCAAATCAATTTATTCATAGACAAGATGATGATGAACAAACAATTAAACAAAGAATAGAAGAATATAAAATAGAAACTAATCCATTAATGGATTATTATAAAAGTAATCAGCAGTTACATAGCATTGATGCTAACGAGAATAGGGAAGATATAGAACTCGCCATAGACAAGCTATTAAAAACAGTTTGA
- the rpsM gene encoding 30S ribosomal protein S13, whose translation MARIASVNIPVHKRLIISLTYIYGLGDSAAGEICRKARISESKRVKELTDQELIVLRGIIEKEYKVEGDLRREVNLNIKKKKDIRCYQGLRHIRKLPVRGQNTHSNARTRKGKAVAIAGKKKVTK comes from the coding sequence GTGGCAAGGATAGCAAGTGTTAATATTCCAGTACACAAAAGATTAATAATAAGTTTGACGTATATTTATGGGCTTGGTGATTCCGCTGCAGGAGAAATATGTCGAAAGGCTAGAATATCCGAAAGTAAACGAGTGAAAGAATTAACCGATCAAGAGCTTATTGTTTTGCGTGGTATTATTGAAAAAGAATATAAGGTTGAAGGAGACTTACGAAGAGAAGTAAATCTTAATATTAAGAAGAAAAAGGATATTAGATGTTATCAAGGACTTAGACATATAAGGAAACTGCCGGTTCGTGGTCAAAATACTCACTCTAATGCGAGGACAAGAAAAGGAAAAGCAGTGGCAATTGCTGGTAAGAAAAAAGTTACAAAGTAA
- a CDS encoding palindromic element RPE1 domain-containing protein, translating into MHNLKIIEEFLGETKSSTAAYIDVREEQRGVSTTKLPIRLGYARGLLNRKMLSQLYP; encoded by the coding sequence TTGCATAACCTAAAGATAATTGAAGAATTTTTAGGAGAAACGAAGTCGAGTACCGCAGCGTACATAGACGTACGTGAGGAACAGAGAGGAGTTTCGACGACAAAATTACCAATTAGATTAGGTTATGCAAGAGGTCTATTAAATCGAAAAATGCTATCCCAGTTATACCCTTAA
- a CDS encoding DNA-directed RNA polymerase subunit alpha translates to MLSLNKNWNSLIKPSKIVYDNPAGNNYMAKVIVEPLERGFGLTVGNAMRRILLSSLQGAAITSIKIPGVVHEFSAIPGVKEDLVDVVLNLKSVVIKMHASGRRTVRLNAIGPCIVTAGMITASHDVEILSPDHIICTLAKGAQLEMELGCETGKGYVPAISNEDSSSAIEVIPIDALFSPVKQVTYKIENTRVGQVTDYDKLIMTVETDGSISPEMSIALAARILQDQLQLFITFEEQEEDKQDKLEELSFNPAMLKKVAELELSVRSQNCLQNANIIYIGDLVIKTEAEMLKTPNFGRKSLNEIKDILVGFGLKFGMDISGWPPENIQELSKRYEDPY, encoded by the coding sequence ATGTTATCGTTAAATAAAAACTGGAACTCCCTAATAAAACCCTCCAAAATAGTTTATGACAACCCAGCGGGGAATAATTATATGGCAAAGGTTATTGTCGAACCTTTAGAGAGAGGATTTGGTTTGACAGTAGGGAATGCTATGAGAAGAATTTTACTCTCATCTCTTCAAGGGGCAGCTATAACCTCAATTAAAATCCCAGGGGTTGTTCATGAATTTTCTGCTATTCCTGGGGTTAAAGAAGATTTAGTTGATGTAGTATTAAACCTTAAGTCCGTAGTGATTAAAATGCATGCTTCAGGCAGAAGAACGGTCAGATTAAATGCTATCGGTCCTTGTATAGTAACTGCTGGTATGATCACTGCAAGTCATGATGTAGAGATACTATCGCCCGATCATATAATTTGTACTTTAGCAAAAGGTGCGCAGCTGGAGATGGAGTTAGGGTGCGAAACAGGTAAAGGATATGTCCCTGCTATAAGCAATGAAGATAGTAGTTCAGCAATAGAAGTAATACCGATAGATGCTTTATTTAGTCCAGTAAAGCAAGTAACTTATAAGATAGAGAATACTCGGGTAGGGCAAGTTACAGATTATGATAAATTAATTATGACTGTTGAAACTGATGGTAGTATTTCTCCTGAGATGTCAATAGCGCTAGCTGCAAGAATTTTGCAAGATCAATTACAGCTATTTATTACATTTGAAGAACAAGAAGAAGATAAACAAGATAAGCTAGAAGAATTATCATTTAATCCTGCCATGTTAAAAAAGGTTGCAGAATTAGAATTATCTGTGAGGTCTCAAAATTGTTTGCAAAACGCTAATATAATTTATATAGGTGATTTGGTTATTAAGACAGAAGCAGAAATGCTCAAGACCCCAAACTTTGGTAGAAAGTCATTGAATGAGATTAAGGATATACTAGTAGGATTTGGATTGAAATTTGGTATGGATATATCAGGGTGGCCACCAGAAAATATACAAGAGCTATCTAAGCGTTATGAAGATCCATATTAA
- the rplR gene encoding 50S ribosomal protein L18, whose protein sequence is MRNAKLKFETRKLRIRKTISQVSNRIRLSIFKSGKHIYAQVIDDKQSITVTSASTLDKEIRQLKKSNCNISAAIKVGELIGERAVLKGVEEVVFDKGGYKYHGIVKALADAARNKIKF, encoded by the coding sequence ATGCGTAATGCAAAGTTAAAATTTGAAACTAGAAAACTCAGGATTAGAAAAACAATATCACAAGTTTCTAATAGGATTAGATTATCTATTTTTAAGTCAGGGAAGCATATCTATGCGCAAGTTATAGATGATAAACAATCTATAACAGTCACTTCGGCTTCTACTTTAGACAAGGAAATTAGGCAGCTTAAAAAATCAAATTGTAATATTAGTGCGGCTATAAAAGTGGGAGAACTAATAGGGGAACGCGCTGTACTTAAAGGAGTAGAAGAAGTGGTATTTGACAAAGGTGGTTATAAATATCATGGTATTGTTAAGGCATTGGCTGATGCAGCAAGAAACAAAATAAAATTTTAA